The Croceibacterium sp. TMG7-5b_MA50 genome segment CCGGTTCTTCCGCTACGATCGCAACCGCGATCAGCGGATCACCCGAACCGAGATGTTGTCCACCCGAACCGATGCTTTCCGGACCTTGGACGTGGACGGCAACAATCTCTTGACGTTCGAGGAATGGGCGGTCGCCACTGTCCGCCGATTTGATCGCGCCGACGCCGACGGAGACCGCGAGCTGACCCCGGATGAGTTCCGCACCACCGCGCCCCGCCCGCGAGCGACGCCGGTCTGCAAGTGCTGATCAGGCGGGAACCGGCTCGTCCGCCAGCCATGCGGTCATGTCGGCCTTGGCGCGTTCGGTATAGGCTTCCTTGCGCACCTTCTTGCGCACGTCGTGCAGCGGCGGGAACAGCCCGAAATTGACGTTCATCGGCTGGTAGTCGGTCACGTCCGCATCGCCGGTGATGTGAGCCAGCAATGCGCCCATCGCAGTGGTGACCGGCGGCGACTGCCATGCACGACCGCCTAGCTCGGCTGCCGCCATGCGGCCGGCGAGCAAACCTATGGCGGCACTTTCGACATAGCCTTCACAACCGGTGATCTGGCCCGCGAAACGGATGTGCGGCGCGCGGATCAGCCGCAATTGCCGGTCCAGCAGGGTCGGACTGTTCAGGAACGTGTTGCGGTGCAGCCCGCCCAACCGGGCGAATTCGGCATTCTCCAGCCCCGGGATAGTGCGGAACAGCCGCACCTGCTCCGCATGGCGAAGCTTGGTCTGAAACCCGACCATGTTCCACAACGTGCCCAGCTTGTTGTCCTGACGCAATTGCACCACGGCATACGGCCACCGGCCCTGCGGGAACTCCGGCGTCGGGTCACGTGGATTGTCAAGGCCCACGGGCTTCATGGGCCCGTGGCGCAGCGTATCAACACCGCGTTCCGCCATCACCTCGATCGGCATGCAGCCGTCGAAATAGGGGGTGTCCGCCTCCCACTCCTTGAAGCTGGTCTTTTCCCCGGCCATCAGACCGGCATGGAACGCGAGGTACTGCTCCTTCGTCATGGGGCAGTTGATGTAGTCCTTGCCGCCGTTTTCCTCGGCCCCCTTGTTCCAGCGCGACTGGAACCAGGCGACCTCCATGTCGATGCTGTCGCGATGGACGATCGGCGCGATCGCATCGAAGAAGGCGAGAGCGCCGGCGCCCGTGGCAGAGGCGATGCTGTCGGCCAGCGCAGCTGCGGTCAGCGGCCCGGTGGCGACGATGGTGACGCCGTCGGCGGGAAGGGTGTCGACCCGCTCGCGCATGATCGTGACATTGGGATGGTCGGCGAGTGCCCGCCCGACTTCGCCGCTGAACACGTCGCGGTCGACGGCGAGGGCGCTGCCCGCCGGCACCTTCGCCCGCTCCGCCGCGCGCATAACCAGCGAATCCATCCGGCGCATCTCGTGATGCAGCAGGCCGACGGCGTTCTTCTCGTCATCGTCGGAGCGGAAGGAATTGGAGCAGACCATCTCCGCCAACCCGTCCGTCTGGTGCGCCGGCGTGGTCTCGCCCGTTCCGCGCATTTCGGACAGGCGCACGCGCCAGCCGGCTTCCGCCAGTTGCCACGCCGCTTCGCTGCCAGCGAGGCCGCCGCCGATGATGTGCACGTCATGGGTCATGCGGCCGGGCTTGCTCCGCCGCCCACCCCGCGTCAAGGGAACGCGCATGGTCCGTACCACCAAGCCGCTGGCCGAGAAGCGCCCATTCCTGCTCGCCAGCATCGTTGCGGCGCTGGCGTTCTACTACCTGCGATCCGGCCCGTGGCCGGAGGCGTGGTTCATCCCGCTCAAAGGTGCGGCCGTGGTGCTGCTGGCCGTCTATGCCAGGCTGCGCCATGGCGGGGCGGATGCCCGGCTGCTTGCCGTATTGCTGCTGATCGCGGCCGGGGCGGAGATGGCGCTGGAGGTGGACGGTCTGGCGGCGCATGTCCTGTGGTTTGCGTTTCATGCCGTCGCACTGATGCTGTGGCTGCGTCACCGGCGAATCCTGGTTGGCAGGCAGGACAAGGTAGTCGCGGTGCTGCTGCTGCTGGCGCCGTCAGCCATGCTGGCGTGGCTGGTGGGGGAGGAATGGGGCGGCATCGTCAGCGCCGCTTACGGCCTGGCACTGGGCGGCATGGCGGCGGGTGCGTGGACCAGCACGTTCCCGCGCGCCCGCGTGGCGGCTGGCGCTATGCTGATCGCGGTGGGCGATCTCTTGTGGTTCGCGGGCACGGGGCCGCTGCTGGGCAGTCAGGTGCCGCAGATCTTTGGCTGGCCGCTGACCTATCTGGGGCAGCTGCTTATCGCGCTGGGCGTGGTGGGCACGCTGCGGAAGCGGGAGCCGGAACTGCGGCTGGTACGCAGCCGCTGACGGCGGGGATCACTCCCCGCCGTTCGCGTCCTCGTCCTCCACCGGGTCGTCCCGGTCGACCGTCGGCTCGGGCGCGGTCGTCTCCGCGCCTCGCGCCAGCATCTCTTCGACAATGGCTTCCTCCGCCTCGTTCTCAGGCGCTTCCTGCTCATCGATGCGAACCGCGCTGACGACATGCTCGTCCTTGGCGACGTCGAACAAGCGCACTCCGGCGCTGTTGCGGCCAATGACGCGCAGGCTGTCGAGGCCGATTCGGATCAGCTTGGCCTGATCGGTCACCAGCATCAGCTGATCCTGCTTGGTCGCGGTGAAGCTGGCGACGACCGGACCGTTGCGGCGGATATTGTCGATGTTGACGATGCCCTGACCACCGCGCCCAGTCTGCCGGTACTCGTAGGCGGAGGACAGCTTGCCATAGCCGTTGGCGCACACCGTCAGGATGAACTGCTCGTTCGTCGCCATCTCCACCTGATCGTCCGACAGCGCGGAGGCGTCGTCACCCTTCCACGGGGCGATGCGGAGATAGGCCTCGCGCTCCTCCGCATTGGCGCCGCCGTCCCGCAGGATCGACAGGGAAACGACCTGGTCGCCAGCGCGCAGAGTCATGCCGCGCACGCCGGTACTGGTGCGGGACTGGAACTCGCGTACCTCGTCTGCGGCAAAGCGGATCGCCTTGCCGTCGCGGGTCGCCAGCAGCACGTCGTCACCGGCCTCCACCAGGGCCACGCCGATCAGTTTGTCGGCGCTGCCATCCTCGAACCGCATGGCGAGTTTGCCGTTGGTGGGGATGTTGGTGAACGCGTCCATGGCGTTGCGCCGCACGCTGCCACGGGCGGTGGCGAACATGACGTGGAGCGCGCCCCAGCTATCCTCATCCTCCGGCAACGGCAGGACGGCGGCAATGGTCTCGCCTTCGTCCAGTGCGGACAGCAGGTTGACGATCGGCCGGCCGCGGGTGGCCGGGCCACCTTCGGGCAGGCGCCACACCTTCAGGCGGTAGACCTTGCCCGCGGTGGAGAAGAACAGCACCGGATTGTGGGTGGAGGTGACGAACATCGCCATCACCGCATCCTCGTCCTTCGTGGCCATGCCGGCGCGGCCCTTGCCGCCGCGTGCCTGCGAACGGAAGGTGGAGAGCGGAGTGCGCTTGATGTAGCCGTCCAGCGTGACGGTCACGACCATCTCGTCGCGCTCGATCAGGTCCTCGTCCTCGATCCCGTCCCAGGCGGGCGCGATCTCGCTGACGCGGGGCGTGGCGTAATCGACGCGGACCTGCTCCAGTTCCTCCCGCATGACCTGGTACAGGCGGGCACGATCGGCAAGGATGGCGAGGTATTCGCGGATCTTGCCGGCCAGTTCCTCCAGCTCCTCCCCGATCTCGTCCCGGCCGAGCGCGGTCAGGCGATGGAGGCGCAAGTCGAGGATCGCCTTCACCTGCGTTTCCGACAGGCGGTAGGTGGCTCCGGTGCCGTTGCTCTCGTCCTGCTCGATCGCTTCCACGATGCGGAGGTACTGCGCGATGTCGCCGATCGGCCATTCCTCGGCCAGCAGCTTGGCACGGGCAATGGCGGGGTTGGAGGAGCCGCGGATCATCTGGACGACCTTGTCCAGATTGGTCACCGCGACCACCAGGCCGAGCAGGATATGCGCCCGGTCGCGCGCCTTGTTCAGTTCGAACTTGGTGCGGCGGGTGATCACCTCCTCGCGGAAGGCAATGAAGGTCTGGATGATGTCGCGCAGGCCCAGCGTTTCTGGCCGGCCGCCGCGGATCGCCAGCATGTTGGCGGGGAAGCTCGACTGCGCCGGGGTGTGGCGCCACAGCTGGTTCAGCACGACCTCCGCCGTGGCGTCGCGCTTCAGGTCGATGACGACGCGCACGCCTTCGCGGTTGCTTTCGTCACGAATGTCGCTGACGCCCTCGATCCGGCGGTCCTTGGCGGCCTCCGCGATCTTTTCCACCAGATTGTTCTTGCCGACCTGGTATGGGATGGAGGTCAGCACGATGGAGCGGCGCTCCTTCGCGCCCTGCTCGATCACGTGGCGGCAGCGCTGCAGGATGGACCCGCGCCCGGTAGTATAGGCGGCGCGCGCGCCCGCATGGCCCAGGATCAGCGGCGCGGTCGGAAAGTCGGGACCGGGGATGTAGCGGGTCAGGTCCTCGCTCGTCAGGCCCGGATCGTCCATGAACGCCAGGCAGCCGTCGATCACCTCACCCAGATTGTGCGGCGGTATGTTGGTCGCCATGCCGACCGCGATGCCGCCGGCGCCGTTGACCAGCAGGTTGGGAAAGCGGGCGGGCAGCACGGACGGTTCGCGTTCCGACCCGTCATAGTTCGGGACGAAGTCGACCGTGTCCTTGTCGAGGTCGGTCAGCAGCGCTTCCGCGGGCTTGGCCAGCCGGCTTTCGGTGTAGCGCATGGCCGCCGGGGGATCGGGATCCATGCTGCCGAAATTGCCCTGACCATCGATCAGCGGCAGCCGCATGGACCATGGCTGCGTCATGCGGGCGAGGGCGTCGTAGATCGCGCTGTCGCCATGGGGGTGGTACGAACCCATCACCTCACCGACGATCTTGGCGGATTTCCGATAGGGTCGGTTTGACGTGTAGCCGCCAACCTGCGCGGCGTAGAGGATGCGGCGATGGACAGGCTTCAAGCCATCGCGCACGTCGGGCAGGGCGCGCGCCACGATCACGCTCATCGCGTAATCGAGGTAGCTGGTCTTCATCTCATCGACGATGTCGATGCGTTCCCATTCGCCACCCGGCTGCGCGGGTGCGGGCGGGTCGATAATGTCGGTGGTATCAGCCAAAGGATTCGGCCTGCCTTGCTGGTTTTCGGATTTCGGTTGAACCATCGGCCCTAGGCGAAAGCGGCGGGCAAGGCCAGTCATGCAGCCCGTCAGCGGAGGCGCAGACGGCTTTTTCCACATCGGGAGCGCAGCGCACAGCCCCGATGGGGTAGTTCAAAGCCGGTTCACTTGCCGTTTGGCAGGACCGCATCGGCGTGATGAGCATTGCCATGTTGCAAAGCGGCGGACAGATACACACCGTCACATACCCGATTTCCATGTTTAGGAGAGAACAGACAATGGTTCGCAAGGGCATCATCCGATTGCCGGCGCTGCGCGGAGCGGCATCGGCCTTTGCCATGGGCCTGACCCTGGCCGGCGTGTCACTGGGTGGCGCGGCGCTGACCGCTGCACCGGCAGCGGCGCAGGAATACACCAAGGAATTCGTCGCGGTCTACCAGCCGGTGGCCGAGATCGTGAACGCCGGAACGGATCTCGAATCTGCCCGCGGGCAGGTGGATGCCGTGTACGCCGCCGTCAAGAGCGAGGACGATCGCAACGCCGCGGGAAGCCTGGCGCTGAACATCGGCACCAAGCTCAACGATCGTGCGCTGCAGCGTCGCGGTCTGGAAACCATGCTGCAGAGCGGCAAGGTCGCGCCGGAACGCCTGGCCCAATTCCAGTTCTTCGTCGGCAACCTGGCATATGACGCGAAGGATTACGCGGCCGCGCGTACTGCCTTGCAGGCTGCGTATGACGCCGGTTACCGCGAGGAGGACGTGCGTCCGACCATCGCCGAGACCTACTTCTCCGGCGGGGAGGTCCAGCCGGGCATCGATTACGTCAAGAAGATCGTGGCTGAGGAGCAGGCTGCCGGTCGCCCGGTCAACGAACAGCTGATCCGCCGTGCGTTGCGCTTCGCCTACGAGGGCAAGATGACCGACCAGGCGACCGAGCTGTCCGCGCTGCTCGTCACCAACAACCCGACGCAGGAAAGCTGGAAGCAGAGCCTGCAGGTAGTGAACGCGATGGTCGATCTGGAGCCACAGGCTCAGCTGGACCTGCTGCGACTGATGCTGGCGACAGATGCGCTGAGCGAGCGCCGCGAGTACGTGACGTATATTGAAGCGGCCGACGTGCGCGTCATGTCCAACGAGGTGCAACGCGTGCTGGCCAAGGGCCTGCAAAACGGCATCTTCTCCGCCAGCGACGACTATTACGCGGAGGTGAAGCGCTTGGCCGACCAGCGCGCGCCTATCGATCAGCGCGAAGCCGCCGGCCTGGTGACCGAAGCGCGGGGCGAGGCGCAGGGTAATGGTGCGCAGGGCGCGGGCGACGTGCAGATGTCGCTGGCCGATTACGCCCAAGCCGAAGCCATGTACCAGCTGGCGCTGGAAAAGGGCGGGGTCGATCGTGACCGCAATCTGACCCGGCTCGGCATCGCGCAGGCAATGCAGGGCAAGGCGGCGGAAGCGAAGGCGACGCTGCAGCAGGTCAGCGGTCCGCGTGCGGCCGTGGCACGGATGTGGATGGCTTACGCCGACACGAAGTCGGCCTGACGACTGGGAACGGCGCGG includes the following:
- a CDS encoding EF-hand domain-containing protein is translated as MRRLILPAVGALAIAALALFWLNGPAIVEAGAPPPEPAPTRPETLPSADVSGLTGPPPPEATELSDEQRRFFRYDRNRDQRITRTEMLSTRTDAFRTLDVDGNNLLTFEEWAVATVRRFDRADADGDRELTPDEFRTTAPRPRATPVCKC
- the trmFO gene encoding methylenetetrahydrofolate--tRNA-(uracil(54)-C(5))-methyltransferase (FADH(2)-oxidizing) TrmFO, producing the protein MTHDVHIIGGGLAGSEAAWQLAEAGWRVRLSEMRGTGETTPAHQTDGLAEMVCSNSFRSDDDEKNAVGLLHHEMRRMDSLVMRAAERAKVPAGSALAVDRDVFSGEVGRALADHPNVTIMRERVDTLPADGVTIVATGPLTAAALADSIASATGAGALAFFDAIAPIVHRDSIDMEVAWFQSRWNKGAEENGGKDYINCPMTKEQYLAFHAGLMAGEKTSFKEWEADTPYFDGCMPIEVMAERGVDTLRHGPMKPVGLDNPRDPTPEFPQGRWPYAVVQLRQDNKLGTLWNMVGFQTKLRHAEQVRLFRTIPGLENAEFARLGGLHRNTFLNSPTLLDRQLRLIRAPHIRFAGQITGCEGYVESAAIGLLAGRMAAAELGGRAWQSPPVTTAMGALLAHITGDADVTDYQPMNVNFGLFPPLHDVRKKVRKEAYTERAKADMTAWLADEPVPA
- a CDS encoding lysoplasmalogenase codes for the protein MVRTTKPLAEKRPFLLASIVAALAFYYLRSGPWPEAWFIPLKGAAVVLLAVYARLRHGGADARLLAVLLLIAAGAEMALEVDGLAAHVLWFAFHAVALMLWLRHRRILVGRQDKVVAVLLLLAPSAMLAWLVGEEWGGIVSAAYGLALGGMAAGAWTSTFPRARVAAGAMLIAVGDLLWFAGTGPLLGSQVPQIFGWPLTYLGQLLIALGVVGTLRKREPELRLVRSR
- the gyrA gene encoding DNA gyrase subunit A encodes the protein MDPPAPAQPGGEWERIDIVDEMKTSYLDYAMSVIVARALPDVRDGLKPVHRRILYAAQVGGYTSNRPYRKSAKIVGEVMGSYHPHGDSAIYDALARMTQPWSMRLPLIDGQGNFGSMDPDPPAAMRYTESRLAKPAEALLTDLDKDTVDFVPNYDGSEREPSVLPARFPNLLVNGAGGIAVGMATNIPPHNLGEVIDGCLAFMDDPGLTSEDLTRYIPGPDFPTAPLILGHAGARAAYTTGRGSILQRCRHVIEQGAKERRSIVLTSIPYQVGKNNLVEKIAEAAKDRRIEGVSDIRDESNREGVRVVIDLKRDATAEVVLNQLWRHTPAQSSFPANMLAIRGGRPETLGLRDIIQTFIAFREEVITRRTKFELNKARDRAHILLGLVVAVTNLDKVVQMIRGSSNPAIARAKLLAEEWPIGDIAQYLRIVEAIEQDESNGTGATYRLSETQVKAILDLRLHRLTALGRDEIGEELEELAGKIREYLAILADRARLYQVMREELEQVRVDYATPRVSEIAPAWDGIEDEDLIERDEMVVTVTLDGYIKRTPLSTFRSQARGGKGRAGMATKDEDAVMAMFVTSTHNPVLFFSTAGKVYRLKVWRLPEGGPATRGRPIVNLLSALDEGETIAAVLPLPEDEDSWGALHVMFATARGSVRRNAMDAFTNIPTNGKLAMRFEDGSADKLIGVALVEAGDDVLLATRDGKAIRFAADEVREFQSRTSTGVRGMTLRAGDQVVSLSILRDGGANAEEREAYLRIAPWKGDDASALSDDQVEMATNEQFILTVCANGYGKLSSAYEYRQTGRGGQGIVNIDNIRRNGPVVASFTATKQDQLMLVTDQAKLIRIGLDSLRVIGRNSAGVRLFDVAKDEHVVSAVRIDEQEAPENEAEEAIVEEMLARGAETTAPEPTVDRDDPVEDEDANGGE